In Rouxiella sp. WC2420, the following proteins share a genomic window:
- a CDS encoding trans-acting enoyl reductase family protein yields MKTLLIYGATGYTGRMTATQAKSKGLNIIIAGRNRQRLAALAGELDVSMRVFGLEDAAETPLQLAGVDVVLNCAGPFAATAEPLMKACIDQGIHYLDITAEINVYRLAESLGERAARAGSMLLPGVGWDVVPTDCLAVRLAQHVPEPRRLRIALQVAGTMSRGSAVSAGEIISAGLLERVNGILITKEDAQPGWFDFGEGPVACAPLSFGDLVTAWHSTGIPDIEMFVHVTGDAFPQGDLSLLPEGPGQDERDANRARAVAEVTGADGKIHRAVIGTVNGYSYTPLAATEAARRVLNGDSFPGFQTPAIVFGSEFALSIPGTWLQLS; encoded by the coding sequence ATGAAAACATTACTGATTTATGGCGCCACCGGTTACACGGGACGCATGACAGCCACACAGGCTAAAAGTAAAGGTCTGAACATTATTATTGCCGGCAGAAACAGGCAGCGGCTGGCCGCACTTGCCGGTGAACTTGACGTCAGTATGCGGGTATTCGGCCTGGAGGACGCGGCTGAAACTCCACTGCAGCTGGCAGGCGTCGACGTTGTGCTGAACTGTGCCGGGCCGTTTGCCGCTACGGCAGAACCGCTGATGAAAGCCTGTATAGACCAGGGTATTCATTACCTTGATATCACAGCGGAAATTAACGTTTACCGGCTGGCTGAGTCCCTGGGAGAAAGAGCGGCGCGGGCCGGGAGTATGCTGCTGCCGGGCGTGGGCTGGGACGTGGTGCCTACCGACTGCCTGGCCGTTCGCCTTGCACAACATGTACCGGAACCACGACGGTTGCGTATAGCATTACAGGTGGCCGGAACGATGTCCCGGGGGTCTGCCGTCAGCGCAGGCGAAATAATCTCAGCCGGCCTGCTGGAACGGGTAAACGGTATTCTGATAACGAAAGAGGATGCGCAGCCCGGCTGGTTTGATTTTGGTGAAGGCCCTGTGGCCTGTGCGCCGCTTTCCTTTGGCGATCTGGTGACGGCATGGCATTCAACCGGTATTCCGGATATTGAGATGTTTGTGCATGTCACAGGGGATGCCTTTCCGCAGGGTGATTTGTCCCTGCTTCCTGAAGGGCCCGGGCAGGATGAACGCGATGCAAATCGCGCACGCGCAGTTGCTGAAGTTACCGGGGCTGACGGGAAGATCCACCGGGCTGTGATCGGGACGGTTAACGGATATTCCTATACGCCGCTTGCGGCCACAGAGGCTGCAAGGCGTGTCCTGAACGGTGACAGTTTCCCCGGCTTTCAGACGCCGGCGATCGTTTTTGGTAGTGAGTTTGCGCTGAGTATTCCGGGTACGTGGCTCCAGCTCTCCTGA